Proteins encoded by one window of Hippoglossus hippoglossus isolate fHipHip1 chromosome 15, fHipHip1.pri, whole genome shotgun sequence:
- the lrrfip2 gene encoding LOW QUALITY PROTEIN: leucine-rich repeat flightless-interacting protein 2 (The sequence of the model RefSeq protein was modified relative to this genomic sequence to represent the inferred CDS: deleted 2 bases in 1 codon) produces the protein MGTQGSGRKRAPLKDRFSAEDETLSSIAREAEARLAAKRAARAEARDIRMRELERQHKEHSYHSSGSSNRKWGQIHQWMADSEKARTSSSSRSSSRHRGLDDDVMSVRSYRSTSSAVRDLGSSTTRSSSRRKDALSDSLSTSSALRSSRSTVCTRISINSLLLLLRFPSSHLTYSRFFFWAEQSSVYNDLHGHKKASSSSSRKDLLTGLYHDQRNYTSLTKNKPLSSASSYQPPPSTSTSTYQPRATTSSSSTTGTGLSRSHSMASICDNTGLYGSGYSSRAPSEYSWYSSGASSTRSSPASSSDDDTVSSVSQERFNRGRRDSVSSDFSDISESAADYFSRSNRRGSIVSDLDDLSIPDLDALDDKCDKQYTDYSRPSSRCATPGLSAATLASLGGTSSRRGSTDTGSVYDADTSLSELRDIYELKDQIQDVEGRYMQGLKELKESLAEVEEKYKKAMVSNAQMDNDKANLIYQVDTLKDVIEEMEEQTSEMRRELEEKSKELERQKHTCTVLQHKQEELKEGIRQRDELIEALERQKEYFDCIRNERDELRDELADIKEKAKAGEKHGLVIIPDGTPNGDVNHEPVSSGITVVSQEAAQVLESAGDGPLDVRLRKLAEEKDELLAQIRKLKNQLEEERQKHSKVDSTFTDGERMENGTDLHVIEMQRDANRQMSEYKFKLSKAEQEMGTMEQNINRLEGQVSRYKTASDNSEKVEDELKAEKRKLQRELRTALDKNEEMEMTNNHLVKRLEKMKANRNALLSQQ, from the exons ATGGGGACACAAGGCTCTGGTAGAAAGCGTGCCCCTTTGAAAGACCGGTTCTCAGCGGAGGATGAGACCTTGAGTAGCATTGCCCGAGAG GCGGAGGCAAGGCTGGCAGCGAAGAGGGCGGCTAGGGCGGAGGCCAGGGATATTCGAATGAGGGAACTTGAACGGCAGCATAAAGAG cATTCTTACCACTCATCTGGCAGTAGCAACAGAAAGTGGGGTCAGATCCACCAGTGGATG GCTGACTCTGAAAAAGCCAGAACCTCTAGTAGTAGTAGGTCCAGCAGTCGTCACCGG GGGCtggatgatgatgtcatgtcaGTCCGCAGCTACAGG TCAACTTCATCAGCAGTACGCGACCTTGGTTCTAGTACAACTCGATCCAGTTCCCGTAGAAAAGATGCCCTG TCTGACAGCCTCTCCACTAGCTCTGCCCTCAGGAGTTCCCGCTCCACTGTATGCACACGTATATCGATCAATTCATTACTGCTGCTTCTACGCTTTCCTTCCAGTCATTTGACTTACTCAAGGTTC TTTTTCTGGGCTGAACAGAGTTCTGTGTACAATGACCTTCATGGCCATAAAAAGGCTTCATCCAGCTCCTCGAGGAAGGACCTGCtg ACTGGTCTGTACCATGATCAAAGGAACTACACCAGCCTCACCAAGAACAAacctctgtcctctgcctcctcctatCAGCCTCcgccctccacctccacctccacctaTCAGCCTCGG GCCACCACTTCCTCGTCCTCCACCACGGGTACAGGGCTGTCTCGCAGCCACAGTATG GCCTCTATTTGTGACAACACGGGTCTTTACGGCTCGGGCTACAGTTCAAGAGCT CCCTCTGAATACAGCTGGTACTCCTCTGGTGCCAGCTCCACCCGCAGCAGCCCTGCG TCTTCCTCAGATGATGACACTGTCAGCAGCGTGTCCCAGGAACGCTTCAACAGAGGCCGCAGGGACAGTGTG TCGTCCGACTTCTCAGACATTAGTGAGTCAGCTGCTGATTATTTCAGCCGCTCCAACCGAAGGGGCAGTATTGTGTCTGACCTCGATGATTTGAGCATTCCAGATCTGGACGCT ctGGATGACAAATGCGACAAGCAGTATACAGATTACAGTCGG CCGTCTTCACGCTGTGCCACCCCAGGCCTCTCAGCAGCCACGTTGGCATCACTGGGTGGCACCTCGTCACGGCGCGGCAGCACAGACACCGGCAGCGTCTATGATGCTGACACCAGTCTGAGTGAGCTTAGG GATATCTATGAACTAAAGGACCAGATTCAGGATGTAGAGGGGCGTTACATGCAAGGGCTTAAAGAGCTGAAG GAGTCACttgcagaggtggaggagaagtaTAAGAAAGCCATGGTATCGAACGCCCAGATGGATAACGACAAAGCCAACCTCATCTATCAAGTCGACACGCTAAAGGACGTCAtagaagagatggaggagcaAACGTCCGAGATGAGGAGAGAGCTGGAAGAAAAGTCAAAG GAATTAGAAAGGCAAAAGCACACATGTACAGTCCTGCAGCATAAACAAGAAGAACTGAAGGAGGGAATTCGCCAGAGAGATGAGCTTATAGAG GCCCtagagaggcagaaagagtaCTTTGATTGCATTAGGAATGAGAGAGATGAGCTCAGAGATGAGCTCGCTGACATCAAGGAGAAGGCCAAAGCAGGAGAG AAACACGGGCTGGTTATCATCCCAGACGGCACACCGAACGGAGACGTCAACCACGAGCCCGTGTCCTCGGGGATCACTGTGGTCTCCCAGGAGGCCGCCCAGGTGCTGGAGTCTGCAGGAGACGGACCGCTGG ATGTCAGGCTACGGAAGTTGGCAGAGGAGAAGGATGAACTGTTGGCTCAGATCAGGAAGCTGAAGAATcagctggaggaagagagacagaaacactcgAAGGTGGACAGTACGTTCACGGACGGGGAGAGGATGGAGAACGGTACTGACCTGCACGTTATTGAGATGCAGA GAGACGCCAACAGACAGATGAGCGAATACAAGTTCAAGCTTTCTAAGGCAGAACAGGAAATGGGCACAATGGAGCAAAAT atTAATAGACTTGAAGGGCAAGTGTCCAGGTACAAGACAGCTTCAGATAACTCGGAGAAAGTAGAAGACGAACTTAAAGCGGAAAAACGGAAACTTCAAAGAGAG CTACGCACGGCTCTAGATAAGAACGAGGAGATGGAGATGACCAACAACCACCTAGTAAAGCGCCTTGAGAAGATGAAGGCCAACAGGAACGCCCTTCTGTCGCAGCAGTGA
- the mlh1 gene encoding DNA mismatch repair protein Mlh1: MAGVIRRLDETVVNRIAAGEVIQRPANAVKELIENCLDAKSSSIQVTVKDGGLKTLQIQDNGTGIRKEDMEIVCERFTTSKLQTFEDLSAIATYGFRGEALASISHVAHVTITTKTADAKCAHRANYSDGKMKGPLKQCAGNQGTQILVEDLFYNVSTRRKALKSPSDEHSRIVEVISRYAIHNSGKSFCVKKHGQTVADVRTLPNASVVDNIRVVFGNAVSRELIEVCCEDQKLAYKMKGYISNANYSMKKCILILFINHRLVESSALKKAIEAAYTAYLPKNAHPFLYLSLEIAPQNVDVNVHPTKHEVHFLHEDSVIESVQKHIESKLLGTNSSRTYFTQTLLPGLSISGGTEVKSSSATADSTERVYAHQMVRTDCRAQKLDAFLRPKEKPSPDPEAAGPSCKEAANKTTQPDGAEWDGTGDADMLEALAQQEAEVPKGEEEESSVGSFDAQRKRPRKEQQLEEEEDADLTAAATPKRRAIKLNSIKELRAEITENTHKGLQEMLQSHSFVGCVNPQWTLIQHHTKLYLLNTTKLSQELFYQILIYDFGNYGVLRLSTPAPLYDLAMLALDSEDSGWTEEDGPKEGLAQYIVDFLKKNAEMLQDYFSMEIDQEGNLRGLPLLLDKYTPVMEGLPMFILRLATEVNWDNEKDCFRDFSKECSMFYSIRKQYILEPEPGEEQDDEANSWRWKVEHIIFKAFRTLFSPPKKFSEDGTVLQIANLPDLYKVFERC; the protein is encoded by the exons ATGGCGGGAGTCATCCGGAGGCTCGACGAGACAGTGGTGAACAGGATCGCAGCAGGAGAAGTCATCCAGCGTCCTGCCAACGCTGTGAAAGAACTGATAGAAAACTG TTTAGATGCCAAGTCCAGCAGCATCCAGGTGACGGTGAAAGATGGAGGACTGAAGACGCTGCAGATTCAGGACAACGGCACAGGCATCAGG AAAGAAGATATGGAAATCGTCTGCGAGCGTTTCACCACCAGTAAGCTCCAGACTTTTGAGGACCTGTCAGCTATTGCTACTTATGGATTTAGAGGAGAG GCCCTTGCAAGTATAAGCCATGTTGCACATGTTACCATAACGACCAAAACAGCTGATGCCAAATGTGCACACAG AGCCAACTACAGTGATGGCAAAATGAAAGGTCCACTCAAACAATGTGCCGGAAACCAGGGAACACAGATTCTC GTGGAGGACCTCTTCTATAATGTGTCCACCAGGAGGAAAGCTCTAAAGAGCCCCAGTGATGAGCACTCCAGGATCGTAGAGGTGATCAGCAG GTACGCCATACACAATTCAGGAAAAAGCTTTTGTGTCAAAAAG CATGGACAGACTGTGGCAGATGTGAGGACTCTTCCTAACGCATCCGTAGTGGATAATATTCGAGTCGTGTTTGGCAACGCAGTCAGCAG GGAGCTCATTGAAGTTTGCTGTGAAGATCAGAAGCTCGCCTACAAGATGAAGGGCTACATCTCAAACGCAAACTACTCAATGAAGAAATGCATCCTGATCCTCTTCATCAACC ATCGTCTGGTGGAGTCGAGTGCGTTGAAGAAAGCGATCGAGGCCGCTTACACCGCTTATCTTCCCAAGAACGCACATCCTTTCCTTTACCTCAG CCTAGAGATCGCCCCACAGAATGTAGACGTCAACGTTCACCCCACCAAGCACGAGGTGCATTTCTTACATGAAGACAGCGTCATCGAGAGTGTTCAGAAGCACATCGAGAGCAAACTGCTGGGCACCAACTCCTCACGCACATATTTCACACAA acgTTGCTGCCAGGCCTGTCGATCTCAGGTGGCACGGAGGTGAAGTCCTCTAGCGCCACAGCAGATTCTACTGAGCGAGTCTACGCGCATCAGATGGTGAGGACCGACTGTCGCGCTCAGAAACTGGACGCATTCCTCCGGCCGAAAGAGAAGCCATCCCCTGACCCAGAGGCAGCTGGTCCTAGCTGCAAAGAGGCCGCGAACAAAACCACCCAGCCTGACGGCGCAGAGTGGGATGGGACGGGAGATGCAGATATGCTGGAGGCCTTGGCTcagcaggaggcagaggtgCCAAAaggcgaagaagaagaaagcagtGTCGGCAGTTTTGATGCTCAAAG GAAGCGACCgaggaaggagcagcagctagaagaggaagaagacgcGGACCTGACGGCTGCAGCCACGCCCAAGAGGCGAGCCATAAAACTGAACAGCATCAAAGAGCTGAGAGCCGAGAtcactgagaacacacacaaag GTCTTCAGGAAATGCTGCAGAGCCACTCGTTTGTGGGCTGCGTCAATCCGCAGTGGACTCTGATCCAACATCACACCAAACTGTACCTGCTCAACACGACCAAACTCAG TCAGGAGCTTTTCTACCAAATACTGATCTACGACTTTGGGAACTATGGCGTACTAAGACTATCT ACTCCGGCTCCGCTCTATGACCTGGCCATGTTGGCTCTGGACAGTGAGGACAGCGGCTGGACTGAAGAGGACGGACCTAAAGAAGGCCTGGCTCAGTACATCGTGGACTTCCTGAAGAAGAATGCAGAGATGCTGCAGGATTACTTCTCCATGGAGATAGACCAG GAAGGGAACCTACGAGGGCTTCCTCTTCTGCTTGATAAGTACACTCCTGTCATGGAAGGTCTCCCCATGTTCATCCTGCGCCTGGCCACTGAG GTGAACTGGGACAATGAGAAGGATTGCTTCAGAGACTTCAGTAAAGAGTGCAGCATGTTCTACTCCATCAGGAAACAGTACATCCTGGAGCCCGAGCCCGGAGAGGAGCAG GATGATGAGGCCAACTCGTGGCGTTGGAAAGTGGAACACATCATCTTTAAAGCTTTTCGAACCCTCTTCAGTCCGCCCAAGAAGTTCAGCGAGGACGGCACGGTGCTGCAGATCGCCAACTTACCTGATCTCTACAAAGTGTTTGAGAGGTGCTGA